From the genome of Synergistetes bacterium HGW-Synergistetes-1, one region includes:
- the murA gene encoding UDP-N-acetylglucosamine 1-carboxyvinyltransferase, with protein MIIRGGTPLYGTVDVQGAKNAALPVMAASILLKGKKLTLKKVPDLYDINTMSDLLRHIGITVEFKNNFMTIDVPEELSWDAPSELVRKMRASSLVLGPLLARCGKAILPLPGGCVLGSRPIDFHLKGLAKMGAEIDLNRGSVYASAGKLKGERITLDYPSVGATENLMMAAALAHGVTYIENAAQEPEIINLADVLRLMGIPVKGDGTPTIRITGRPEAGSAEAEIIPDRIEAATYLIAGIITKGAVTVRGIDSGLIDAILLKLEEAGATIEIMLDEVTAKCNGTLTGIPVKTMPYPGFPTDTQPQLMAALALASGTSVIHESVFDSRLLHINEFKKMGAKIELQDSTAIVTGVGKLIGTEVHASNLRAGAALILMGLAAEGATTVHDLYHVWRGYEGLVDKLRSLGADIELIA; from the coding sequence ATGATCATCAGGGGGGGGACCCCTCTTTACGGTACGGTCGACGTGCAGGGAGCTAAGAATGCAGCCCTGCCGGTAATGGCTGCATCGATACTTCTGAAGGGAAAGAAACTGACCCTCAAAAAGGTCCCTGACCTCTATGATATTAATACCATGTCTGACCTGCTCAGGCATATTGGTATCACAGTAGAATTTAAAAATAATTTTATGACGATAGATGTCCCGGAAGAACTGAGTTGGGACGCTCCTTCTGAACTGGTCCGTAAGATGAGAGCATCCTCTCTGGTTTTGGGCCCGCTCCTTGCAAGATGCGGCAAGGCTATCCTTCCTTTGCCGGGAGGATGCGTCCTTGGAAGCCGGCCGATAGATTTCCATCTTAAAGGGCTTGCAAAAATGGGAGCGGAGATAGACCTGAACCGTGGTTCTGTTTACGCCAGCGCCGGAAAACTCAAGGGAGAAAGGATAACTCTGGACTACCCATCGGTAGGTGCAACTGAAAATCTTATGATGGCCGCTGCTCTGGCTCACGGAGTCACCTATATTGAAAATGCGGCCCAGGAACCTGAAATAATAAACCTGGCAGATGTGCTGAGACTTATGGGAATACCCGTCAAAGGAGACGGCACGCCGACGATTAGGATCACAGGCAGGCCGGAGGCCGGATCAGCCGAGGCTGAGATAATACCTGACAGAATAGAGGCCGCGACTTACCTCATAGCAGGGATAATTACAAAAGGGGCCGTGACTGTCAGAGGGATAGATTCAGGGCTCATTGACGCCATACTCCTTAAGCTTGAAGAGGCGGGGGCAACGATAGAGATCATGCTGGACGAGGTCACAGCCAAATGCAACGGCACTTTAACCGGAATACCTGTCAAGACCATGCCTTATCCGGGATTTCCGACAGATACACAGCCCCAGCTGATGGCCGCACTCGCCCTTGCTTCTGGAACGAGCGTAATACATGAGAGCGTTTTTGACTCAAGACTTCTTCACATAAACGAATTCAAAAAAATGGGAGCCAAGATCGAACTTCAGGATTCGACTGCAATAGTCACAGGAGTAGGTAAACTTATCGGGACCGAGGTCCACGCATCCAACCTGAGGGCAGGTGCCGCGCTTATACTGATGGGTCTGGCGGCCGAAGGAGCGACTACCGTTCACGACCTTTACCATGTATGGAGAGGCTATGAGGGTCTCGTTGATAAACTGAGATCCCTCGGAGCTGACATAGAGCTTATTGCCTAG
- a CDS encoding uracil-DNA glycosylase, with protein MDEIKKIPDLSAEEKDNARGILWEKAKAGALSCNGCSLSATRTKVVFGDGSERSKLLFIGEGPGADEDEQGLPFVGRAGQLLTQILTAGGIDRKDVYITNIVKCRPPENRIPTPEEMIICDQHLQTQIMLIDPELIILLGNTPTRWILKTNEGITKIRGKWFEWRGKAVMPMFHPSYLLRNASSKEGSPKHLTWIDIQEVKRSWDIVRETGNLSHIKFG; from the coding sequence ATGGATGAGATAAAAAAAATTCCGGATCTCTCTGCCGAAGAAAAGGATAATGCACGGGGTATACTTTGGGAAAAGGCTAAGGCAGGCGCGCTCTCGTGCAATGGGTGCTCTCTGTCTGCAACAAGAACAAAAGTGGTCTTCGGTGACGGCAGCGAGCGCAGCAAGCTCCTGTTTATAGGCGAAGGCCCCGGCGCAGATGAAGACGAACAGGGGCTCCCTTTTGTAGGAAGGGCTGGCCAGCTTTTGACGCAAATACTTACAGCCGGCGGAATAGACAGGAAAGATGTCTACATAACCAACATAGTAAAATGCAGGCCGCCAGAAAACAGGATACCCACTCCCGAGGAAATGATAATTTGCGATCAGCATCTGCAGACACAGATAATGCTGATAGATCCCGAACTGATCATTCTGCTCGGCAACACTCCAACAAGATGGATATTGAAGACCAACGAGGGAATAACAAAAATCAGGGGCAAATGGTTTGAATGGCGTGGAAAAGCTGTGATGCCGATGTTTCACCCAAGCTATCTCTTAAGGAACGCATCTTCTAAAGAGGGAAGCCCCAAGCACCTTACATGGATCGACATACAGGAAGTAAAAAGATCGTGGGACATAGTCAGGGAGACCGGTAATTTAAGCCACATCAAATTCGGGTAG
- a CDS encoding 1-hydroxy-2-methyl-2-(E)-butenyl 4-diphosphate synthase: MGSRKRVEIKGLTIGGNSTVRVESMIKTPLSNIDECALECAALANEGCELVRVSLPDLALADNMKLLNSMSPVPIMADIHFNHRLAIAALEAGCPSIRINPGNMSDRKGTEDVIKLAQSLGAVIRIGANGGSVSKAQLEHTKGDRSAALAFAVDEQVNILRDCSFEDIIISAKSSSVVETVRANFLLSQKYPYPIHIGITEAGAGTAGIIKGAAGISVMLAQGIGDTIRVSLTGPSVEEVKVGYHILGSLEIRERGYNLISCPTCGRKRIDVAKLVEEVTALLPKNIKDGTTIAVMGCEVNGPREAACADLGIAGTPDGFVIFRKGKAICNDTSENLKKRLIEEIKRL; the protein is encoded by the coding sequence ATGGGCAGCAGAAAAAGAGTTGAGATCAAAGGTCTGACTATTGGCGGCAACTCAACTGTACGAGTTGAAAGCATGATAAAAACTCCGCTTTCCAACATTGATGAGTGCGCCTTGGAGTGCGCTGCTCTGGCAAATGAAGGATGCGAACTGGTAAGGGTGTCGCTTCCCGATCTTGCTTTGGCAGATAATATGAAATTACTCAATTCAATGTCGCCTGTTCCGATCATGGCAGATATCCATTTCAACCACAGGCTTGCTATTGCGGCATTGGAAGCAGGCTGTCCATCGATCCGCATTAACCCAGGGAATATGAGCGACAGGAAGGGCACAGAAGATGTAATAAAGCTGGCCCAAAGTTTAGGTGCTGTAATACGCATAGGTGCAAACGGAGGTTCCGTAAGCAAAGCGCAGCTGGAACATACAAAGGGCGACAGGTCGGCGGCACTTGCCTTCGCAGTCGATGAACAGGTAAATATCCTAAGAGACTGCTCTTTTGAGGATATTATCATTTCTGCTAAATCCAGTTCAGTTGTTGAAACAGTAAGAGCAAACTTCCTCCTGTCACAAAAATATCCATATCCCATACACATTGGCATTACTGAGGCAGGAGCCGGAACTGCCGGTATCATAAAAGGAGCTGCCGGGATCTCAGTGATGCTTGCCCAGGGAATAGGGGACACCATCCGGGTAAGCCTGACTGGCCCCTCTGTCGAAGAAGTCAAGGTAGGCTACCATATCCTTGGCTCTTTGGAGATAAGGGAACGCGGGTACAACCTGATAAGCTGCCCCACATGCGGACGCAAAAGAATCGACGTTGCAAAACTTGTGGAAGAGGTGACCGCCCTTTTGCCTAAAAACATTAAGGATGGAACAACGATAGCAGTCATGGGATGTGAGGTGAACGGACCAAGGGAGGCTGCATGTGCCGACCTTGGCATTGCTGGCACCCCTGATGGTTTTGTGATCTTCCGCAAGGGAAAGGCGATTTGCAACGATACTTCCGAGAACCTAAAAAAGCGACTTATCGAAGAGATAAAGCGACTCTGA
- a CDS encoding 1-deoxy-D-xylulose-5-phosphate reductoisomerase: MVSPFPKIRLAVIGATGSVGGAVLDICRRFPERFDVVALAAQSNQGKLLELASIYNAKKLCLTKPLLGKFKTDGFDCMTGEDALCEIASDPDVDHVVFASSGVSAIKALQTALKEDKDVSLANKESIVVAGPWVMPLVKRKDQLRPVDSEHSAVWQCLREDHKHEIAKIWLTASGGPFRDHSKEMFERVTLEETLSHPVWKMGPKITVDSATLMNKGIECIEAMQLFGLPANKVSALIHPKSQVHGAVLFIDGTMKMLVSQPDMRLPAAAALAWPDRLDLVSSGLDFIEPEKWDLQFREIDGSLFPCFSIAFKAGEMGGAYPSLLVGADEAAVQAFLERTIPFTAISQIIEETLAKSVSASPETLDEAIALVSTGERIARELCKKWRHHF; this comes from the coding sequence ATGGTGAGTCCTTTTCCAAAGATCAGATTAGCAGTAATTGGAGCTACTGGAAGTGTGGGCGGGGCAGTTTTAGATATTTGCAGAAGGTTCCCTGAACGCTTTGATGTTGTTGCTTTGGCAGCTCAAAGCAATCAGGGCAAACTTTTGGAACTTGCTTCGATTTATAATGCTAAAAAGCTTTGCCTGACTAAACCTCTTTTAGGCAAATTCAAGACAGATGGCTTTGATTGCATGACCGGTGAAGATGCCCTTTGCGAGATAGCCTCAGACCCTGATGTTGACCATGTTGTATTCGCATCATCGGGCGTATCAGCCATAAAAGCACTTCAGACAGCACTGAAAGAAGACAAGGATGTATCCCTGGCAAACAAGGAAAGCATCGTTGTCGCCGGTCCGTGGGTAATGCCGCTTGTAAAACGTAAAGATCAGCTGAGGCCGGTAGACAGCGAACACAGTGCCGTCTGGCAGTGTCTCAGGGAAGATCATAAGCATGAGATAGCAAAGATCTGGCTTACCGCATCAGGAGGCCCCTTCAGGGATCACTCAAAAGAAATGTTTGAAAGAGTCACACTCGAAGAGACTCTCTCTCATCCCGTATGGAAAATGGGGCCCAAAATAACAGTGGACAGCGCGACATTGATGAACAAGGGAATCGAATGCATCGAAGCGATGCAGCTCTTCGGACTTCCTGCCAATAAGGTCAGCGCACTCATCCATCCAAAGTCACAGGTACACGGCGCTGTCCTTTTCATAGACGGAACAATGAAGATGCTTGTCTCTCAACCTGACATGCGCCTTCCTGCAGCAGCAGCGCTTGCATGGCCGGACAGACTGGACCTTGTCTCTTCCGGACTTGATTTTATTGAGCCTGAAAAATGGGATCTGCAGTTTAGGGAAATTGACGGTTCCCTTTTCCCATGTTTTAGTATAGCCTTCAAAGCAGGCGAGATGGGAGGAGCATATCCATCTCTCCTTGTGGGAGCCGATGAAGCCGCAGTACAGGCTTTTCTGGAAAGGACCATACCATTCACGGCAATTTCACAGATAATTGAGGAGACTCTTGCCAAATCGGTTTCGGCTTCCCCCGAAACTCTTGATGAAGCTATAGCCTTAGTAAGCACAGGCGAGAGGATCGCCAGGGAACTGTGTAAAAAATGGAGGCATCACTTTTGA
- the uppS gene encoding di-trans,poly-cis-decaprenylcistransferase gives MEENRLNHIGIIMDGNRRWARSRGLPAILGHREGIKAVERTLIAAKELGIPCVSLYAFSTENWKRPKSEVLGLMGLLKYYLKLKLKELNQENARIRFAGNISALSEDIQEILLDAEQKTRNNDSMQLVVCLNYGGRQEILDAVNKMIGDGVSLPVTEDVFRQYLYLPDLPDPDLLIRTSGELRMSNFWLWQGSYSEYYFTDKYWPDFGKPDLEMAIADYYRRERRYGKA, from the coding sequence ATGGAAGAGAACAGACTGAATCACATTGGAATAATCATGGACGGGAACCGCCGCTGGGCAAGATCCAGGGGGCTCCCTGCCATTCTGGGCCACAGAGAGGGCATAAAGGCTGTCGAAAGAACTCTCATCGCAGCAAAAGAACTTGGTATACCCTGTGTCTCACTATATGCCTTTTCCACAGAAAACTGGAAAAGACCAAAATCCGAAGTTCTTGGACTAATGGGATTGCTCAAGTACTACCTGAAGTTAAAACTTAAGGAGCTGAATCAAGAAAACGCAAGGATCAGATTCGCAGGCAACATCTCAGCGCTTTCTGAGGATATTCAGGAAATACTTCTGGATGCCGAGCAAAAAACCAGGAACAACGATTCAATGCAGCTTGTTGTCTGCCTGAACTACGGCGGAAGGCAGGAGATACTCGACGCAGTGAACAAAATGATCGGGGATGGGGTATCGCTGCCGGTGACAGAAGACGTTTTCCGTCAGTACCTTTACCTGCCTGATCTTCCTGACCCTGACCTTCTCATCAGGACCAGCGGAGAGCTCAGGATGAGCAATTTCTGGCTATGGCAGGGCAGTTACAGCGAATATTATTTTACAGATAAATATTGGCCCGACTTCGGCAAGCCTGATCTGGAAATGGCAATAGCCGATTACTACAGGAGGGAAAGACGTTATGGCAAAGCCTGA
- a CDS encoding phosphatidate cytidylyltransferase — protein sequence MAKPDNFLTSIPDLPLRAFSSIFIVLLILGGILKGGHVWNALVFVVAMISLWEFYKLLSTKHDISPWLIMVSGAFILIGASSEMSLTAILCSISSIVFVALFLEIVRRQVSAESFALENMGATIVGIAYVILPWSFMILIRSRELGSLFLITLFFCTWSCDVAAYIVGSRLGRNLLCEKISPKKTWEGFFGGTAASLLCGGLLALIFSFPPLPLLLMGLLCGVAGQLGDLGESVLKREAGVKDTGSLIPGHGGFLDRFDSILVNGTLAFVIFELIG from the coding sequence ATGGCAAAGCCTGATAATTTTCTGACATCTATACCGGATCTTCCTTTAAGAGCTTTCAGCAGCATCTTCATCGTACTTTTAATACTCGGAGGGATATTGAAAGGAGGGCATGTCTGGAATGCTCTTGTCTTCGTCGTGGCAATGATCTCTCTATGGGAGTTCTACAAACTATTATCCACGAAGCACGACATTTCACCATGGCTCATCATGGTATCCGGAGCTTTCATCCTGATTGGAGCTTCCTCTGAAATGAGTCTTACAGCAATACTATGTTCCATTTCATCTATCGTCTTTGTAGCTCTTTTTCTTGAGATAGTTCGCCGTCAGGTAAGCGCCGAGAGTTTCGCACTTGAGAACATGGGGGCAACGATAGTCGGGATAGCATATGTCATCCTGCCATGGTCCTTTATGATACTTATACGTTCCAGGGAGCTTGGATCTCTCTTTTTGATCACCCTCTTTTTCTGCACATGGAGCTGCGATGTTGCCGCTTATATTGTGGGAAGCCGCCTGGGAAGGAACCTTCTGTGTGAAAAAATCAGCCCCAAAAAAACATGGGAGGGATTTTTCGGAGGAACAGCCGCCAGTCTCCTGTGCGGAGGCCTGCTCGCTCTGATATTCTCATTTCCGCCCCTTCCGCTGCTGTTGATGGGACTCCTCTGCGGAGTTGCCGGACAGCTTGGCGACCTCGGAGAATCAGTACTTAAGAGAGAGGCAGGAGTCAAAGACACCGGATCGCTGATACCCGGACACGGAGGATTCTTAGACAGATTTGACAGCATCCTCGTGAACGGCACTCTCGCTTTCGTTATATTTGAACTCATAGGTTGA
- a CDS encoding undecaprenyl/decaprenyl-phosphate alpha-N-acetylglucosaminyl 1-phosphate transferase — MFSIYLFTLVTFLWGLIATPVSIGLAQKFRLLDIPGGRKKHNSIMPRGAGIVLWSGYLLWALFVGNPGVEVPYIATGATIVFIVGYMDDMHPLPPVMRLFFHLAAAAWVSYALPIPLWQRMLIIFWITGTTNAYNLIDGMDGLCLTMTLITALVAIFAGNPAVWMPVAGLVFGVLLWNFPQPRTFLGDGGSTLLGYICASHLAWSIFPDLFGKGFFSLAAVLFFIGGIPVIDTLVAMTRRLLTKKSPFSPDRGHAHHRLLDSGFSKLQTLSIMGIAHLVLVLMGLHLLGTKLF, encoded by the coding sequence GTGTTTTCAATATATCTCTTCACCCTGGTGACTTTTTTGTGGGGACTCATTGCAACACCTGTTTCTATTGGTCTTGCACAAAAATTCAGGCTCCTGGACATACCCGGCGGCAGAAAAAAACACAACAGCATCATGCCGCGCGGTGCGGGCATTGTGCTGTGGAGCGGTTACCTGCTTTGGGCGCTTTTCGTAGGCAACCCCGGGGTAGAAGTACCCTATATAGCTACCGGTGCGACAATAGTGTTCATAGTTGGCTACATGGATGACATGCACCCGCTGCCTCCTGTCATGAGACTCTTTTTTCATTTGGCCGCGGCTGCGTGGGTTTCCTATGCTCTCCCTATTCCACTATGGCAGCGAATGTTGATTATTTTCTGGATAACGGGTACCACTAACGCCTATAACCTCATAGACGGAATGGATGGCCTCTGTCTTACCATGACTCTTATAACCGCTCTTGTCGCAATATTTGCAGGAAACCCCGCTGTATGGATGCCGGTAGCAGGACTGGTATTCGGGGTGCTGCTATGGAATTTCCCGCAGCCGAGGACATTTCTGGGTGACGGAGGAAGTACCCTCTTAGGATATATATGTGCTTCACATCTTGCGTGGAGCATTTTCCCGGACCTCTTCGGAAAAGGATTTTTCAGCCTTGCGGCTGTACTCTTCTTTATTGGAGGGATACCTGTAATAGATACTCTGGTCGCAATGACAAGGCGTCTTTTGACGAAAAAATCACCCTTTTCTCCTGACAGGGGACATGCTCACCACCGTCTTCTTGACAGCGGTTTTTCAAAACTGCAGACTCTGTCGATAATGGGAATCGCACATCTGGTACTGGTACTTATGGGACTGCACCTTCTTGGGACTAAATTATTTTAG
- a CDS encoding arginine deiminase, translated as MCQDKPFCVFSETGALKQVMLHRPGNELNRLTINNMSDLLFDDLIWLEQAQREHDEFADILRREGCEVLYFNECLAKVLEDKEVRESLIKSVFMLECLDRHLSEGLAEVFMDLPSIDLASHLISGYSKKEASSLFKSSLSLISKVENGGDFVIHPIPNLYFQRDPAITVGCSIVIGQMTYEVRRREPLYWKYITNHHPRFKGINILFGDAPDEIWPHKVEGGDLLVLSDRAMAIGVSQRTAPTTVQRIGKKLALNTHIRKIFAFEIPRERYCMHLDTVFTMVDKDAFTIFPTVIKVLKVWEMDYDDNGTLLSIKQAHNWKEAIAKELGFDKIRVIEMKGKDQAETDREQWHDGCNTLAVAPGKVVTYNRNLMSNRLLRENGIEVLELNGPELGRGRGGPRCMTMPLNRDPVE; from the coding sequence ATGTGCCAAGATAAACCATTTTGTGTTTTCTCCGAAACCGGGGCGCTCAAACAGGTAATGCTTCATAGGCCTGGAAATGAACTTAACCGACTTACCATCAATAACATGAGCGACCTTCTCTTCGACGATCTTATCTGGCTTGAGCAGGCTCAGCGCGAGCACGATGAATTTGCCGACATACTCCGACGAGAGGGATGTGAAGTACTCTATTTCAACGAATGCCTCGCAAAAGTGCTTGAAGACAAAGAAGTTAGAGAATCATTGATCAAATCAGTTTTTATGCTTGAGTGTCTGGACCGTCACCTTTCTGAAGGACTTGCTGAAGTATTTATGGATCTCCCCTCTATCGATCTTGCCTCACACCTCATAAGCGGTTACAGCAAAAAAGAAGCCTCTTCATTATTCAAATCATCATTAAGCCTCATATCTAAAGTTGAAAACGGAGGAGATTTCGTAATCCATCCGATCCCAAACCTTTATTTCCAGAGAGACCCGGCTATTACAGTAGGATGCAGCATCGTTATAGGCCAGATGACCTATGAAGTTCGCAGAAGAGAGCCTCTTTACTGGAAATATATTACAAATCACCATCCCCGGTTCAAAGGCATAAACATCCTCTTCGGAGATGCTCCGGATGAAATATGGCCGCACAAGGTCGAGGGGGGAGATTTGCTGGTACTTTCTGACCGCGCCATGGCTATCGGTGTAAGCCAGAGAACTGCACCCACAACTGTACAGAGAATAGGGAAAAAGCTTGCACTGAACACCCATATAAGAAAGATCTTTGCTTTTGAGATTCCTAGAGAGCGTTACTGCATGCATCTGGACACAGTATTCACAATGGTAGACAAAGATGCTTTCACAATATTCCCGACTGTCATCAAGGTACTCAAGGTCTGGGAGATGGACTATGACGATAACGGAACACTTCTCTCCATAAAGCAGGCACACAACTGGAAAGAAGCTATAGCAAAAGAACTCGGGTTCGATAAGATAAGAGTCATCGAGATGAAGGGGAAGGATCAGGCAGAGACAGACAGAGAGCAGTGGCATGACGGCTGCAACACACTGGCAGTGGCACCGGGAAAGGTAGTCACTTACAACAGAAACCTAATGTCGAACAGACTTTTGAGAGAGAACGGCATAGAGGTCCTTGAGCTGAACGGTCCTGAACTCGGAAGAGGCAGAGGCGGTCCAAGATGCATGACCATGCCTCTGAACAGAGACCCAGTAGAATAG
- a CDS encoding RIP metalloprotease RseP codes for MEASLLISIISFLIVISICVVSHEGGHYLSAKWRDVLIHEFSFGMGPAVWSRQKGETLWSVRAFPIGGFVRLEGEDASEEAPKPDGYDPSRSLSSKKPWERLLVLASGACVNLILAWLLTAALLTGHGVMDLERPLVGKIMEGTPAYSAGMESGDVIKSINGKELNKWSDIRETIQNKDVIGDHFHVTVERGEQTLNLDIDIPVDPAHGGRLLGVQPGRITYPVYVALQKSLGYSWNMGVEILRGLWMVLTRKVQSDVVGPVGIAVMAGDALKQGIWSFIAFLGVINLHLGLLNLLPFPALDGGRIIFILAEMITGRKVPEKWESLIHYGGFIILISLIILVTGKDIIRLFIK; via the coding sequence ATGGAGGCATCACTTTTGATAAGTATCATCTCTTTTCTAATTGTAATTTCTATCTGTGTGGTATCACACGAAGGCGGCCACTACCTCTCTGCCAAATGGAGAGATGTACTGATCCATGAGTTTTCATTCGGTATGGGACCTGCTGTGTGGAGCAGGCAAAAGGGTGAGACCCTCTGGTCTGTCAGAGCTTTCCCCATAGGGGGGTTTGTCAGGCTAGAAGGGGAGGACGCATCAGAGGAAGCCCCTAAACCTGACGGTTATGACCCTTCGCGTTCGCTTTCTTCAAAAAAACCATGGGAAAGGCTTCTTGTGTTGGCTTCAGGAGCCTGTGTGAACCTGATATTGGCATGGCTCCTTACTGCCGCCCTGCTCACTGGTCACGGTGTGATGGATCTTGAAAGACCTCTGGTAGGGAAGATCATGGAAGGAACACCTGCCTACTCCGCCGGCATGGAGTCCGGAGATGTAATAAAATCTATAAATGGAAAAGAACTGAATAAATGGTCGGATATCAGGGAGACTATACAAAATAAGGATGTCATCGGCGATCATTTTCATGTCACCGTGGAGAGGGGAGAACAGACCCTCAATCTCGACATTGACATCCCTGTTGACCCGGCTCACGGAGGACGTCTGCTCGGAGTACAACCCGGAAGGATAACTTATCCCGTTTACGTCGCGCTTCAAAAGAGCCTGGGCTATTCGTGGAACATGGGGGTTGAGATACTCAGAGGTCTCTGGATGGTACTTACCAGAAAGGTCCAGTCTGACGTAGTCGGGCCTGTTGGCATAGCCGTAATGGCAGGTGACGCACTTAAACAGGGAATATGGTCTTTCATTGCTTTCCTAGGCGTCATCAACCTCCATCTCGGTCTTCTAAACCTATTGCCTTTCCCGGCTCTTGACGGCGGAAGGATAATATTCATACTTGCAGAGATGATCACAGGAAGAAAGGTCCCTGAAAAATGGGAATCCCTGATCCATTACGGCGGATTTATAATACTCATCTCCCTTATAATCCTTGTAACAGGAAAAGACATTATCAGACTATTTATCAAATAA
- a CDS encoding UDP-N-acetylglucosamine 2-epimerase (non-hydrolyzing): MSRKTVVCVVGTRPEAIKMAPVVLALRSQGYFDVKILATGQHSTMLDQALGHFKLTADVNLHIMKERQSLDHITSSVLTGAGEYYDSLEPAAVLVHGDTTTTFAAALAGFYRKIPVGHVEAGLRSGNMHLPFPEEMNRVLTDRITTWAFAPTELAKENLLCEGTQEDMILVTGNTVIDALYYTVKSTSKPLCPELTRLPEDAPFLLVTAHRRESWGEPLEDICSALTMLLDAHPELWMVIPMHRNPSVRETIRKYLEDREKVILCDPLDYPDFVWAMNASMFILSDSGGVQEEASAIKKPVLILRDVTERPEAVEKGSGVIVGVDREKIYSNAIELLENKDHFTEIENKCRFQPFGDGTASLKIADALKEYFEKDRK, encoded by the coding sequence ATGAGCCGTAAAACTGTGGTCTGTGTGGTTGGGACCCGACCCGAGGCTATAAAAATGGCGCCTGTTGTGCTAGCCCTGCGCAGCCAGGGTTATTTTGACGTAAAGATACTGGCTACGGGACAGCATTCTACGATGCTGGACCAGGCTCTTGGCCATTTCAAACTAACAGCTGATGTAAACCTTCACATCATGAAGGAAAGACAGAGTCTGGACCATATTACTTCTTCAGTACTCACAGGAGCAGGAGAGTATTATGACAGTCTAGAGCCTGCCGCTGTTCTGGTACACGGTGATACTACAACTACATTCGCCGCCGCCCTTGCAGGTTTTTATAGGAAAATACCCGTTGGGCACGTTGAAGCAGGACTCAGAAGCGGAAATATGCATCTCCCATTCCCTGAGGAAATGAACAGGGTACTGACTGACAGGATAACTACATGGGCATTCGCTCCTACTGAGCTTGCTAAAGAGAACCTTCTATGTGAGGGTACTCAGGAAGATATGATCCTTGTTACAGGCAACACTGTGATAGATGCTCTTTATTACACAGTAAAAAGCACATCGAAACCATTATGCCCTGAGCTCACAAGACTTCCAGAAGATGCTCCGTTCCTTCTCGTGACTGCACACAGAAGAGAGTCCTGGGGGGAGCCTCTTGAGGATATATGTTCTGCTCTTACGATGCTTCTGGACGCTCATCCTGAGCTTTGGATGGTCATCCCGATGCACAGGAACCCCTCTGTCAGGGAAACTATAAGAAAATATCTAGAGGATAGGGAAAAGGTAATACTCTGCGATCCGCTGGATTATCCGGACTTTGTATGGGCGATGAATGCTTCCATGTTCATATTAAGCGACAGCGGGGGAGTACAGGAAGAGGCTTCCGCGATCAAAAAGCCTGTCCTGATCCTGAGGGACGTTACAGAACGCCCCGAGGCTGTTGAAAAAGGCAGCGGGGTCATTGTCGGAGTAGACAGGGAAAAGATATATTCCAACGCAATCGAACTTCTTGAAAATAAAGATCATTTCACGGAGATAGAAAATAAGTGCAGGTTCCAGCCATTCGGAGACGGAACAGCCTCATTAAAGATCGCTGATGCATTAAAGGAATATTTTGAAAAAGACCGCAAGTAA